A single Sandaracinaceae bacterium DNA region contains:
- the mfd gene encoding transcription-repair coupling factor has protein sequence MSDGPTASALEGALERATARVEDALGALSTQRRVDLTGLPPSAAALLLAKHTARSKDRVLVLTPDTDAARRAVTDLELFAGMADSDGDSSDDVLCYPAHEASPFLEVAPDRRAAMERLSTLFHLAQGLPWRFLVAPMSALPRRVPPRDAILKRSMVVRAEEELDRDELVDVLVEGGYMRVPVVEDPGTFAVRGALIDVYPPHATQPARIELDDWLVLSVKRFDPDDQRTLESVGELRVHPVKDALYGPDEVALARMRVRELCDSIDMPTRTTKQILDDLESGRLYLGLEGFLPAFYPKLETLFDYLPDDLLVVVLDPTASVRTATDALERAERDLAARRAESKPTFDFDAHYLDAPDVAEALMARRLGLVHRLLVSGSTDDEGALAPLESAPPDDVLRLAAEDQQPLIAELKARRAAHGKEDGLVPLARKTQRWLDQGLRVVFTARTSTQAGRLASILKNYGVALAKGDAEAFTPAALDGRPPGAAQITVGNLSAGFVMATEALVVVTEEEVFGTRAHRKRKRPRAKGLDKSRGRAFLEDLRQLKVGDYVVHSEHGVGKYLGLERKTIGVSKDEELRGISASSVEVLVVEYTKGDKLFLPVTRLHQLQKYSGGDGHKPKIDRLGGQTFSKTKAKVQRKVKQMAEELLRLYAERLAHQRPPLPPAERAYAEFEATFPFEETADQQKAIEDVLADLEEPRPMDRIVCGDVGFGKTEVAIRAAFRVAMTGRQVAVLCPTTVLAQQHFNTFAERLKDYPVRIETLSRFVDKTAQTRVLTATKEGKVDILVGTHRLLSKDVHFANLGMLVVDEEQRFGVTHKERIKKLKSEVDVLTLTATPIPRTLQLAVGGLRDLSLITTAPVDRRAVRTVVTRWDDHLIKEAIQRELGRGGQTFFVYNRIEGLYERANILQQLIPQARVAVAHGQLAEATLERTMTDFVDGQYDVLCSTAIIESGLDIPRANTILIDGANNFGLAQLYQLRGRVGRSKERAYCYLVTPPPQQMTDDARARIEALERFSHLGAGFSVASLDMELRGAGDVLGAEQSGTLAAVGFDLFLHMLQEAVAELRGEPMVHEVDTEMTIDVEHYLPDDYIEDVGLRLSFYKRLASAEDEQEVVDLASEMEDRFGPPPKAAEQLVRAMRLKPALRDLRVLGCEASPRRVAFHLREDTPLDPAKVMRLVAQPRSPWKLTPDMKLVHRFDPDAPGDSLDRVEEMLAAARDLRKD, from the coding sequence TTGAGCGACGGTCCCACCGCCAGCGCCCTCGAAGGCGCGCTCGAACGTGCGACCGCGCGGGTCGAGGACGCGCTCGGCGCGCTGTCCACCCAGCGCCGGGTCGATCTGACCGGCCTGCCCCCGAGCGCCGCGGCGCTCTTGCTGGCCAAGCACACCGCGCGCTCGAAGGACCGGGTGCTCGTGCTGACCCCGGACACCGACGCGGCGCGGCGCGCGGTGACCGATCTCGAGCTGTTCGCGGGCATGGCCGACTCGGACGGAGACTCGTCGGACGACGTGCTCTGCTACCCGGCGCACGAGGCGAGCCCGTTCCTGGAGGTGGCGCCCGATCGTCGCGCCGCGATGGAGCGGCTCTCCACCCTCTTCCACCTCGCCCAGGGGCTCCCGTGGCGGTTCCTGGTCGCGCCGATGAGCGCGCTGCCGCGCCGGGTGCCGCCCCGGGACGCGATCCTGAAGCGCTCGATGGTGGTGCGCGCCGAGGAGGAGCTCGACCGGGACGAGCTGGTCGACGTGCTCGTCGAGGGCGGCTACATGCGCGTCCCCGTGGTCGAGGACCCGGGCACGTTCGCGGTGCGCGGCGCGCTCATCGACGTCTACCCGCCCCACGCGACGCAGCCCGCGCGCATCGAGCTCGACGACTGGCTCGTGCTCTCGGTCAAGCGCTTCGACCCCGACGATCAGCGCACGCTCGAGAGCGTGGGCGAGCTGCGCGTGCACCCCGTCAAGGACGCGCTCTACGGCCCCGACGAGGTCGCGCTCGCCCGCATGCGGGTGCGAGAGCTCTGCGACAGCATCGACATGCCGACGCGGACGACCAAGCAGATCCTCGACGATCTGGAGAGCGGCCGTCTGTACCTCGGGCTCGAGGGATTCCTCCCCGCGTTCTATCCGAAGCTCGAGACCCTCTTCGACTACCTGCCCGACGATCTGCTCGTGGTGGTGCTCGACCCGACGGCGTCGGTGCGGACCGCGACCGACGCGCTGGAGCGGGCGGAGCGCGACCTCGCGGCGCGGCGCGCGGAGAGCAAGCCCACGTTCGACTTCGACGCGCACTACCTCGACGCGCCGGACGTGGCCGAGGCGCTGATGGCGCGGCGGCTGGGCCTCGTGCACCGGCTGCTCGTCAGCGGCTCCACCGACGACGAGGGCGCGCTCGCGCCGCTCGAGTCCGCGCCTCCCGACGACGTGCTCCGGCTCGCGGCCGAGGATCAGCAGCCGCTCATCGCCGAGCTCAAGGCGCGCCGCGCCGCGCACGGCAAGGAGGACGGGCTCGTCCCGCTCGCGCGCAAGACGCAGCGCTGGCTCGACCAGGGGCTGCGCGTCGTGTTCACGGCCCGCACCAGCACGCAGGCCGGGCGGCTCGCGTCGATCCTGAAGAACTACGGCGTGGCCCTCGCGAAGGGCGACGCGGAGGCCTTCACCCCGGCCGCCCTCGACGGCCGGCCGCCCGGCGCGGCGCAGATCACGGTCGGCAACCTCTCGGCCGGGTTCGTGATGGCGACCGAGGCGCTCGTCGTGGTCACCGAGGAGGAGGTCTTCGGCACCCGCGCGCACCGCAAGCGCAAGCGCCCTCGCGCCAAGGGGCTCGACAAGTCGCGCGGCCGCGCCTTCCTCGAGGATCTGCGGCAGCTGAAGGTCGGCGACTACGTCGTCCACTCCGAGCACGGCGTCGGCAAGTACCTCGGGCTCGAGCGCAAGACGATCGGGGTCAGCAAGGACGAGGAGCTGCGCGGGATCAGCGCGAGCAGCGTCGAGGTGCTCGTCGTCGAGTACACCAAGGGCGACAAGCTCTTCCTCCCCGTCACGCGCCTGCACCAGCTGCAGAAGTACTCGGGCGGCGACGGGCACAAGCCGAAGATCGACCGACTCGGCGGGCAGACCTTCTCCAAGACGAAGGCCAAGGTCCAACGCAAGGTCAAGCAGATGGCCGAAGAGCTCTTGCGATTGTACGCGGAGCGCCTCGCCCACCAGCGCCCTCCCCTGCCCCCGGCCGAGCGCGCCTACGCCGAGTTCGAGGCGACCTTTCCCTTCGAGGAGACCGCCGATCAGCAGAAGGCGATCGAGGACGTGCTCGCCGACCTCGAGGAGCCGCGCCCGATGGATCGGATCGTCTGCGGCGACGTGGGCTTCGGCAAGACCGAGGTCGCGATCCGGGCCGCCTTCCGGGTCGCGATGACGGGCCGGCAGGTCGCCGTGCTCTGCCCGACCACGGTGCTCGCCCAGCAGCACTTCAACACCTTCGCCGAGCGCCTGAAGGACTACCCGGTCCGCATCGAGACCCTCTCGCGCTTCGTCGACAAGACCGCGCAGACGCGCGTGCTGACCGCCACGAAGGAGGGCAAGGTCGACATCCTCGTCGGCACGCACCGCCTGCTCAGCAAGGACGTGCACTTCGCGAACCTCGGCATGCTGGTCGTCGACGAGGAGCAGCGCTTCGGGGTCACGCACAAGGAGCGCATCAAGAAGCTGAAGAGCGAGGTCGACGTGCTGACGCTCACGGCGACGCCGATCCCGCGGACGCTGCAGCTCGCGGTGGGCGGGCTCCGCGACCTCTCGCTCATCACCACCGCTCCCGTCGACCGACGCGCGGTGCGCACCGTGGTCACGCGCTGGGACGATCACCTCATCAAGGAGGCGATCCAGCGCGAGCTCGGCCGCGGCGGGCAGACCTTCTTCGTCTACAACCGCATCGAGGGCCTCTACGAGCGCGCGAACATCCTGCAGCAGCTCATCCCGCAGGCGCGCGTGGCGGTCGCGCACGGCCAGCTCGCGGAGGCGACGCTCGAGCGCACGATGACCGACTTCGTCGACGGCCAGTACGACGTCCTCTGCTCGACCGCGATCATCGAGAGCGGCCTCGACATCCCGCGCGCCAACACGATTTTGATCGACGGGGCCAACAACTTCGGCCTCGCGCAGCTCTACCAGCTCCGCGGGCGCGTGGGCCGCAGCAAGGAGCGCGCGTACTGCTACCTGGTCACGCCGCCGCCCCAGCAGATGACGGACGACGCGCGGGCCCGCATCGAGGCGCTCGAGCGCTTCAGCCACCTCGGCGCGGGCTTCAGCGTGGCCTCGCTCGACATGGAGCTGCGCGGCGCGGGCGACGTGCTCGGGGCCGAGCAGAGCGGCACGCTGGCCGCGGTCGGCTTCGATCTCTTCCTGCACATGCTGCAGGAGGCGGTGGCGGAGCTCCGCGGCGAGCCGATGGTGCACGAGGTCGACACCGAGATGACCATCGACGTCGAGCACTACCTCCCCGACGACTACATCGAGGACGTCGGCCTCCGCCTCAGCTTCTACAAGCGGCTGGCCAGCGCCGAGGACGAACAGGAGGTGGTCGACCTCGCCTCCGAGATGGAGGATCGCTTCGGCCCGCCGCCCAAGGCGGCAGAGCAGCTCGTGCGGGCCATGCGGCTCAAGCCGGCGCTGCGCGATCTGCGGGTCCTCGGCTGCGAGGCGAGCCCGCG